ACCTGGTGATGGATATGCCTAAGTCGCTCTGCGCCTTTGGCGGTCTGGATGCCGTGACTCACGCGCTGGAAGCTTACGTTTCCGTCCTGGCAAGCGAATTCTCTGACGGCCAGGCTCTACAGGCGCTGAAACTGCTGAAAGAGAACCTGCCAGCCTCCTACAATGAAGGTTCTAAAAACCCGGTTGCCCGTGAACGCGTTCACAACGCGGCGACCATCGCCGGTATCGCGTTTGCTAACGCCTTCCTCGGCGTGTGTCACTCAATGGCCCACAAACTGGGTTCACAGTTCCACATTCCTCACGGTCTGGCGAACGCCCTGCTCATCTCCAACGTTATCCGCTACAACGCGAATGACAACCCAACCAAACAGACTGCGTTCAGCCAGTACGACCGCCCTCAGGCCCGTCGCCGCTACGCTGAAATTGCAGACCATCTTGGTCTGACCGCAGCGGGTGACCGTACCGCGGCTAAGATCGAGAAGCTGCTGGCATGGCTGGAGTCTATTAAGGCTGAACTGGGTATTCCTAAGTCCATTCGTGAAGCTGGCGTACAGGAAGCGGACTTCCTGGCCCACGTTGACAAGCTGTCTGAAGATGCGTTTGATGACCAGTGTACCGGCGCAAACCCTCGCTACCCGCTGATTTCTGAACTTAAACAGATTCTGCTGGATACCTACTACGGTCGTCCGTATGTAGAGGGTGCCGTGGCGAAAGAAGCCGTACCGGCAGTTAAAGCTGATAAAAAAGCGAAGAAAACGGCCTAATCAGTCGTTCTTAAAGACAAAACCCGCCTTCCGGCGGGTTTTTTTATATCTGAACGGATTGTACAGTCCTCTGAGCGCATTTAACGCAGTGGGGGCACCACAAGCCCTCACGGCGTTAACTCCCCTGAATCTCCTGCAGAGAGCCCTTATTTAACGCCTCTTTATAATGTTTACGGCAAACGGAGACATAGCGTTCATTGCCGCCAATCACTACCTGCTCGCCTTCATTATAAGGGCGTCCATTCTGATCGAGGCGAAGAACCATGCTCGCTTTGCGGCCGCAGAAGCAAATCGTTTTCAACTCAACCAGTTTGTCGGACAGCGCCAGCAGGTACTGGCTGCCGCTAAACAATTCGCCGCGGAAATCCGTGCGCAAGCCATAACATAAAACAGGAATGTCCAGCTCATCGACAACGTCAGATAAAGCATAAACCTGCTCTTTAGATAAGAACTGGCTTTCATCAACCAAAACGCAATGAACCGGCGCGGATTGCTGTTCCGCACGAATGTCGGCAAACAGATCCGTTGTCTG
This region of Cedecea lapagei genomic DNA includes:
- the tdk gene encoding thymidine kinase codes for the protein MAQLYFYYSAMNAGKSTALLQSSWNYQERGMRTLVYTAEIDNRFGVGKVSSRIGLSSPARLYNQTTDLFADIRAEQQSAPVHCVLVDESQFLSKEQVYALSDVVDELDIPVLCYGLRTDFRGELFSGSQYLLALSDKLVELKTICFCGRKASMVLRLDQNGRPYNEGEQVVIGGNERYVSVCRKHYKEALNKGSLQEIQGS